Proteins found in one Salvia splendens isolate huo1 chromosome 10, SspV2, whole genome shotgun sequence genomic segment:
- the LOC121752356 gene encoding probable inactive ATP-dependent zinc metalloprotease FTSHI 1, chloroplastic: protein MYSAPLGTSKPLINFPTVFPSQRTRKNLYFSLKPTKRVQLNCYPRVFLPKASSNSTSSANSGAGDEDFVSRVLRENPSQIEPKYLIGDKLYTLKEKESLSKKDFNERVRGIMNRLNLKALVSGSVKESGGDVKPETEVYLKDLLREYKGKLYVPEQVFVGNLSEEDEFDKNVKELPKMSYEDFRKYMNSDKVKLVSFKEDGRVPYGDALYRDFVVDLKEIPGETSLHRTKWAMRLDEEQVQDLLETYDGPRNEVEKQTLAWVGKLPEYPHPIASKISSRVMVELGMLTAAMAAAAVVVGGFLASAVFAATTFVFGVAAYVIWPLTKPFLKLFLGLTFGVLERIWDSLAEYLGDGAVTSKLYELYTFGGVSASIEMLKPIMLVFVTMVLLVRFTLSRRPKNFRKWDIWQGIEFSQSKPQARVDGSTGVMFNDVAGIEEAVEELQELVRYLKNPELFDKMGIKPPHGVLLEGPPGCGKTLVAKAIAGEAGVPFYQMAGSEFVEVLVGVGSARIRDLFKRAKVNKPSVIFIDEIDALATRRQGAFQESSDDMYNAFTQERETTLNQLLIELDGFDTGKGVIFLGATNRMDLLDPALLRPGRFDRKIRIRPPNAKGRLEILKVHARKVKLSNTVDLSTYANNLPGWTGAKLAQLLQEAALVAVRKSHNAILQSDMDDAVDRLTVGPKRVGIDLGHQGQCRRATVEVGTALTSHLLRRCENAKVERCDRVSIDPRGQTLSQVVFHRLDDESYIFERYPQLLHRLQVLLGGRAAEEVIFGRDTSKASVSYLTDASWLARKIISIWNLENPMTVHGEPPPWRKRSKFVGPRIDFEGSLYDDYDLIEPPVNFKMDDDIARRTEKLMQDMYGKTVSLLKQHNAALLKTVKVLLDQRELTGEEIDFIIENYPPQTPTSLVLEEREPGSLPFFQQDDGETEELYTMLNS from the exons ATGTATTCCGCACCGTTGGGAACTTCTAAGCCATTGATTAATTTTCCCACGGTATTCCCCAGTCAAAGAACTCGAAAGAATTTGTATTTTTCCCTGAAACCCACCAAAAGAGTGCAGCTGAATTGCTACCCACGTGTTTTTCTACCGAAAGCGAGTTCGAATTCGACCTCGTCGGCGAATTCCGGTGCTGGAGATGAGGATTTTGTTTCTAGGGTTTTGAGGGAAAACCCCAGCCAAATTGAACCCAAGTATTTGATTGGGGATAAATTGTACACGTTGAAAGAGAAGGAGAGCCTGAGTAAAAAGGATTTCAATGAGAGAGTTCGGGGGATTATGAATAGGTTGAATTTGAAGGCATTGGTGAGTGGAAGTGTTAAGGAGAGTGGCGGTGATGTGAAGCCGGAGACGGAGGTGTATTTGAAGGATTTGTTAAGAGAGTACAAAGGGAAGCTCTATGTACCGGAGCAGGTTTTTGTGGGCAATTTATCTGAAGAAGATGAGTTTGATAAGAATGTGAAGGAGTTGCCCAAAATGAGCTATGAAGATTTTAGGAAGTACATGAATAGTGATAAGGTGAAGTTGGTGAGTTTTAAGGAGGATGGCAGGGTTCCATATGGTGACGCTCTTTACAGGGATTTCGTTGTTGATTTGAAAGAAATACCTGGTGAAACAAGTTTGCACCGAACTAAAtg GGCTATGAGACTGGATGAAGAACAAGTGCAAGATCTTCTGGAGACATATGATGGACCACGGAATGAAGTAGAGAAGCAAACACTG GCCTGGGTTGGGAAGCTGCCAGAATATCCTCATCCTATAGCTTCAAAGATTTCCAGCAGGGTGATGGTTGAACTTGGGATGCTGACTGCTGCAATGGCTGCAGCTGCAGTTGTAGTCGGGGGATTTTTGGCTTCTGCAGTATTTGCTGCTACTACCTTTGTCTTTGGTGTGGCTGCATATGTCATATGGCCTCTGACCAAGCCATTTCTCAAGCTATTTTTAGGTCTTACATTTGGGGTTCTAGAAAGAATCTGGGACAGTCTTGCTGAATATCTTGGAGATGGAGCAGTTACATCAAAACTATATGAGCTCTACACTTTTGGTGGGGTTTCTGCCAGTATTGAGATGCTAAAGCCAATCATGTTGGTCTTTGTGACAATGGTGCTTCTTGTTCGTTTCACCCTATCTAGAAGACCTAAGAATTTCAGAAAATGG GATATATGGCAAGGCATTGAATTCTCTCAGTCAAAGCCACAAGCCCGTGTTGAT GGTTCCACCGGAGTCATGTTTAATGATGTGGCAGGCATTGAGGAAGCAGTGGAAGAGCTCCAGGAG TTGGTTAGGTACCTAAAGAATCCTGAGCTATTTGATAAAATGGGAATAAAACCTCCTCATGGAGTACTACTTGAGGGCCCTCCTGGATGTGGCAAG ACACTAGTTGCAAAAGCCATAGCTGGTGAAGCCGGTGTTCCATTTTATCAAATGGCTGGATCAGAATTTGTTGAAGTACTAGTTGGTGTTGGTTCTGCTCGTATCAGGGACTTATTTAAGAGAGCAAAG GTCAATAAACCATCGGTCatttttattgatgaaattgatgcaCTGGCCACAAG GCGACAAGGAGCATTCCAAGAATCATCAGATGACATGTACAATGCATTTACTCAAGAAAGGGAGACTACATTGAACCAGCTCTTGATAGAACTAGATGGATTTGATACAGGCAAAGGTGTTATATTTTTGGGTGCCACCAACAGGATGGATTTGCTAGATCCTGCCCTTCTTCGTCCTGGTCGCTTTGATCGTAAG ATAAGAATCCGTCCTCCAAATGCAAAAGGGAGATTGGAAATTCTAAAAGTTCATGCACGGAAAGTGAAACTATCGAATACTGTCGATTTGTCGACCTATGCAAACAACTTGCCAG GGTGGACAGGTGCAAAGTTGGCTCAACTTCTCCAAGAGGCTGCTCTTGTAGCAGTGAGGAAAAGTCATAATGCTATTCTTCAGTCAGATATGGATGATGCAGTTGACCGTCTCACGGTGGGTCCTAAGCGTGTCGGGATAGACCTAGGTCATCAAGGACAATGTCGACGAGCTACTGTAGAAGTAGGGACTGCTTTGACTTCGCATCTGCTAAGGCGTTGTGAGAATGCAAAAGTTGAGCGTTGTGATCGTGTATCAATTGATCCTCGTGGACAG ACACTGTCCCAAGTTGTATTTCACCGTCTTGATGATGAGTCTTACATATTTGAGCGCTATCCTCAGTTATTACACCGCCTTCAG GTATTACTAGGAGGGAGAGCTGCTGAAGAAGTAATTTTTGGACGAGATACTTCTAAAGCATCAGTCAGTTATCTGACTGATGCATCTTGGCTCGCTCGTAAGATAATCTCAAT ATGGAATTTGGAGAACCCAATGACAGTGCATGGCGAACCGCCTCCATGGAGAAAGAGAAGTAAATTTGTTGGTCCAAGAATAGACTTTGAGGGTTCTCTGTACGATGATTATGATCTGATTGAGCCTCCTGTAAACTTTAAAATGGATGACGACATTGCAAGGAGGACGGAGAAGCTAATGCAGGATATGTATGGAAAGACTGTTTCATTGCTTAAGCAGCACAATGCTGCTTTACTCAAAACGGTTAAG GTCCTTCTTGATCAGAGAGAGCTTACAGGGGAAGAGATCGATTTTATTATTGAGAATTATCCTCCGCAGACGCCTACGAGCCTCGTTTTGGAAGAAAGGGAACCAGGAAGCCTTCCATTCTTCCAACAGGATGACGGTGAGACTGAAGAGTTGTACACCATGCTGAATTCATGA
- the LOC121750253 gene encoding RNA polymerase II transcriptional coactivator KELP-like, whose product MDEETRNKIEETVLEILKNSNMDETTEFKIRKSSSEKLGMDLSAPTRKKLVREIVETYLTEQQAKAEEEEAEEEDGGRKPGEKEYDDEGGLIVCRLSDKRRVTLSEFRGKTLVSMREYYKKGGKELPTAKGISLTAEQWASFYKNVPGIEKAIKKMESR is encoded by the exons ATGGACGAAGAAACACGTAACAAAATCGAGGAGACGGTTTTGGAAATCCTCAAAAATTCAAACATGGACGAAACTACCGAATTCAAAATCCGCAAATCCTCCTCCGAGAAGCTAGGAATGGACCTCTCCGCCCCTACCCGGAAGAAGCTCGTCAGGGAGATCGTGGAGACGTACCTCACCGAACAACAGGCTAAAGCGGAGGAAGAAGAAGCCGAAGAGGAAGACGGCGGTAGAAAGCCAGGCGAAAAGGAGTACGATGACGAGGGCGGCCTCATTGTTTGCCGC TTATCTGACAAGAGAAGAGTGACACTCTCTGAATTTAGAGGGAAGACTCTGGTTTCAATGAGGGAGTATTACAAGAAAGGTGGCAAAGAACTTCCAACAGCCAAAG GAATAAGCTTGACAGCCGAACAGTGGGCCTCCTTCTATAAGAATGTACCTGGTATAGAGAAGGCCATCAAGAAGATGGAGTCGAGATGA
- the LOC121750404 gene encoding F-box protein SKIP8-like isoform X1 has product MNGFGVFAADYSSCLVALLATVFCLILSSAVVFRRVKLGLSCSDCEREIGGVEMAVQVNEGATENGGVDVEMTGQVNGGATENGVERQSGASMIEQLMPEITAHALSYLDYQSLCRLSMTNSHMRKAADDDNAWKALYHKDFTLEQDNVTPPNGWKAYYAATRAVVTVNAEFFRIVRERLVQAMRQIWLQADYVKCFRANGDSFSGYNAVVGSWQISLDRENVAAFEIQDVRVRVMSNMAWVTMKVYPDILTGLFNVTNVYELHDGRWYMVHHHCSAYVRLGGGGHGQGLLPVLV; this is encoded by the exons ATGAATGGTTTTGGTGTTTTTGCGGCCGATTATTCGTCGTGTTTGGTAGCCCTATTAGCAACTGTTTTCTGTTTGATTCTCTCCAGCGCTGTGGTTTTCCGGAGGGTCAAGTTAGGACTGAGCTGTTCCGATTGCGAGAGGGAAATTGGTGGTGTGGAAATGGCTGTGCAGGTGAATGAAGGTGCGACTGAAAATGGTGGTGTGGATGTGGAAATGACTGGGCAGGTGAATGGGGGTGCGACTGAAAATGGTGTGGAGAGACAGTCGGGGGCGTCGATGATTGAGCAACTGATGCCTGAGATCACTGCGCATGCCCTGAGTTACTTGGATTATCAGAGCCTCTGTCGCCTCTCCATGACAAATTCGCACATGCGGAAAGCTGCCGATGATGACAATGCCTGGAAGGCGCTTTACCATAAG GATTTCActttggaacaagacaatgtaaCCCCACCTAATGGGTGGAAAGCATATTATGCTGCTACAAGAGCTGTTGTTACTGTAAATGCTGAATTTTTTAGGATTGTCAGGGAAAGATTGGTTCAAGCTATGCGTCAAATTTGGCTTCAAGCTGATTATGTGAAGTGTTTCCGCGCAAATGGGGACTCATTTAGTGG TTACAATGCAGTAGTGGGGAGCTGGCAGATATCATTGGACAGGGAGAATGTGGCTGCTTTCGAGATACAAGATGTGAGGGTTCGTGTAATGTCAAATATGGCTTGGGTGACGATGAAAGTTTATCCTGACATCTTAACTGGTCTGTTCAATGTGACGAATGTATATGAATTGCACGATGGAAGATGGTACATGGTGCACCACCACTGCTCGGCGTATGTGAGGCTTGGAGGAGGTGGGCATGGCCAAGGGCTGTTACCTGTGCTTGTGTAA
- the LOC121750137 gene encoding B2 protein-like gives MENNQSSFWQFSDNLRLQTGSLADLSLNDSIWSTNYAAKRTAEERRNFDFRNAGEAPFGGDLKSDFNVGFSNDAWKAPINDSFNGGVNYSGYGSGSTGLNGGFNKGVYSTPSMNFNSYYSKGKGFANNAVVNGKINRGKNDEEHGGKLGKKNRGNKETGKDSNGDNKTAVDKRFKTLPPAEALPRNETIGGYIFVCNNDTMTENLKRQLFGLPPRYRDSVRAITPGLPLFLYNYSTHQLHGVFEAASFGGTNIDPTAWEDKKNQGESRFPAQVRVVTRKICEPLEEDSFRPILHHYDGPKFRLELNIPEALSLLDIFDETNV, from the exons ATGGAGAACAATCAGTCCTCGTTTTGGCAGTTCAGTGATAACCTCCGCCTCCAGACGGGGAGTCTGGCCGATCTGTCCCTCAACGACTCAATCTGGAGCACCAACTACGCGGCAAAGCGGACCGCCGAGGAGCGGCGCAACTTCGACTTCCGCAACGCCGGCGAAGCGCCTTTCGGCGGCGATCTGAAGTCGGATTTCAACGTAGGGTTCAGCAACGATGCGTGGAAGGCGCCGATCAACGATAGCTTTAACGGAGGAGTCAATTACTCCGGGTACGGTTCGGGTTCCACCGGGCTGAACGGCGGCTTTAATAAGGGCGTTTACTCGACGCCGTCTATGAATTTCAACAGCTATTACAGTAAGGGGAAAGGTTTCGCGAATAATGCTGTGGTGAATGGGAAGATTAATAGGGGGAAGAACGACGAGGAGCATGGGGGTAAATTGGGGAAGAAGAATAGGGGGAATAAGGAGACCGGTAAGGATAGTAACGGCGACAACAAAACGGCGGTTGATAAGAGGTTTAAGACGTTGCCGCCGGCTGAGGCTTTGCCGAGGAATGAGACCATCGGTGGATATATTTTTGTCTGCAACAACGATACCATGACTGAGAACCTCAAGCGCCAACTTTTTG GGTTGCCACCTCGCTACCGTGACTCAGTTCGTGCAATAACCCCAGGATTACCCCTCTTTCTGTACAACTACTCAACTCATCAGCTTCATGGAGTTTTCGAG GCTGCAAGCTTCGGAGGCACAAACATCGACCCCACAGCTTGGGAGGACAAGAAAAACCAAGGGGAGTCGCGCTTCCCTGCTCAGGTCCGTGTGGTGACGAGGAAGATCTGCGAGCCTCTGGAGGAAGACTCATTCCGCCCAATCCTCCACCACTACGACGGCCCCAAGTTCCGCCTTGAACTCAACATTCCTGAG GCTCTATCCCTTTTGGACATTTTTGATGAGACCAATGTTTAA
- the LOC121752972 gene encoding uncharacterized protein LOC121752972, protein MIHQNCNREGVWEKRYERCLICSFCNSRICHRKLSRTAENPNRWFYTCPHDKKFNKWEDEVKPHEWILVPYCGGCGAGLCRVKRFFSGSSPGRIMFLCRIKEGEGSCGYRVWQDELQAMEAREAEEKKKREAEAVEAMINNQNQFNVLREHIASTKDRLFQIEAEVSCCEVEMRLLKLQLEKLSKNKEVLEGKHLIASNELEQSQKLLEEKEAEQNAAFDRARALLEDRIVPAYV, encoded by the exons ATGATTCATCAAAATTGTAATAGAGAGGGGGTGTGGGAAAAACGTTATGAGCGGTGCCTCATCTGCTCCTTCTGTAACTCGAGAATTTGCCACCGCAAACTGTCCCGCACCGCCGAAAACCCCAATCGCTGGTTCTACACTTGCCCCCAT GACAAGAAGTTTAACAAGTGGGAAGACGAAGTTAAACCCCATGAATGGATCCTCGTGCCTTACTGCGGCGGCTGCGGCGCCGGACTTTGCCGGGTCAAGAGATTTTTTTCCGGATCCTCTCCGGGTCGGATCATGTTCCTCTGCAGAATCAAGGAG GGAGAAGGTTCTTGTGGATATAGAGTTTGGCAAGACGAGCTACAAGCGATGGAAGCTCGTGAGGCGGAGGAAAAGAAGAAGAGGGAAGCCGAGGCAGTTGAAGCCATGATCAACAACCAGAATCAGTTTAATGTTTTGCGAGAGCATATCGCTTCTACCAAGGACCGGCTCTTCCAAATCGAAGCCGAGGTGTCTTGTTGTGAGGTTGAGATGAGACTTTTGAAGCTTCAGCTTGAGAAATTATCTAAAAATAAGGAGGTGTTGGAGGGCAAACATTTGATTGCATCTAATGAACTGGAACAGTCTCAGAAACTACTCGAGGAGAAGGAAGCAGAACAAAATGCTGCATTCGACAGAGCAAGAGCGTTGCTAGAGGATAGAATTGTACCTGCGTATGTCTAG
- the LOC121752035 gene encoding auxin response factor 9-like, which produces MANWGSVSQQQHGFSAEGVSVKDALYEELWRGCAGPLVDVPKSGERVYYFPQGHMEQLEASTNQELNQRIPMFNLPPKILCRVFNIQLLAEKDTDEVYAQITLMPESDQSEPRSPDSPIDEPPRPAVHSFCKVLTASDTSTHGGFSVLRKHANECLPPLDMSQQTPTQELIAKDLHGNEWQFKHIFRGQPRRHLLTTGWSTFVTSKRIVAGDSFVFLRGETGELRVGVRHHARQQISIPSSVISSQSMHLGVLATASHAVMTQTIFVVYYKPRTSQFIVGLNKYLEAINHDFGVGMRFKMRFEGDDSPERRFSGTIVGVEDMSPHWNDSKWRTLKVQWDEPASIPRPERVSPWEIEPFVASIPPSLVQPPTMKNKRLRPHIEIAVPETITSTASPTWNLAHDGHQINHSFEGQRSSYITNSHTKQTDAGVTPMKHRNDGASTTHMDGGWKPPVHVHAEETEESKSASVWSVISNHSAPNSGRQFSSLTTGCTDVRKPDALASCRLFGFDLKRPSIAPSRLGDIPKDNSELHIPSALSSADSEQKSSGSKEFRDLWQDQLQVPTKEVQSRQSNSSRSRTKVQMQGVAVGRAVDLTTLNGYDNLITELEEMFEIKGELQSRNKWEIVFTDDEGDMMLVGDDPWPEFCSMVRRIFICSSQDVKKMKANKLPLSATECEGTGFSLENIGD; this is translated from the exons ATGGCTAATTGGGGCTCAGTTTCTCAGCAGCAGCATGGTTTTTCAGCTGAAG GGGTTTCTGTTAAGGATGCGTTGTATGAGGAGCTATGGAGGGGTTGTGCAGGGCCTttggtggatgttcctaagtcTGGAGAAAGAGTTTACTATTTCCCTCAAGGTCACATGGAGCAG TTGGAGGCATCTACAAATCAGGAATTGAATCAAAGGATACCGATGTTCAATTTGCCTCCGAAGATTCTTTGCCGAGTTTTCAACATTCAGTTACTG GCTGAAAAAGACACCGATGAAGTTTATGCACAAATTACTTTGATGCCAGAATCAGAT CAAAGCGAGCCAAGAAGTCCGGATAGTCCTATTGATGAGCCTCCTAGACCTGCAGTTCATTCGTTCTGCAAAGTTTTGACTGCTTCTGATACCAGCACGCATGGTGGATTTTCTGTCCTTCGTAAACACGCAAATGAGTGCCTTCCCCCATTG GATATGAGCCAGCAGACTCCAACACAGGAATTGATTGCCAAGGATCTACATGGAAATGAATGGCAATTCAAGCATATATTTAGAG GTCAACCTAGGAGGCATTTGCTAACTACAGGATGGAGTACATTTGTCACTTCTAAGCGTATAGTCGCTGGTGACTCTTTTGTATTTCTAAG GGGAGAGACTGGGGAATTGCGCGTTGGGGTCAGACACCATGCTCGCCAACAGATTTCCATACCATCTTCAGTGATATCGAGCCAAAGCATGCACCTGGGAGTGCTTGCTACAGCATCGCATGCTGTCATGACTCAGACCATCTTTGTTGTTTATTACAAGCCAAG GACTAGTCAGTTCATCGTTGGACTGAACAAATATCTAGAAGCCATTAATCATGACTTTGGAGTCGGCATGAGATTCAAGATGCGTTTTGAGGGAGATGATTCTCCTGAGAGAAG GTTCTCAGGAACAATTGTTGGGGTTGAAGATATGTCGCCTCACTGGAATGATTCAAAATGGAGAACATTGAAG GTTCAATGGGATGAACCTGCATCCATCCCAAGgccagaaagagtttctccatGGGAGATAGAGCCATTTGTTGCATCAATACCTCCAAGTCTAGTCCAGCCACCTACCATGAAGAATAAAAGGCTTCGGCCACATATTGAAATCGCTGTTCCTG AAACTATAACTTCAACCGCATCACCTACATGGAACCTGGCTCATGATGGCCATCAAATAAATCACAGTTTTGAAGGACAAAGAAGTAGCTACATCACTAATTCGCATACTAAACAAACAGATGCTGGCGTCACACCTATGAAACACCGCAATGATGGTGCATCAACCACTCATATGGATGGAGGGTGGAAACCTCCCGTTCACGTGCACGCTGAAGAAACTGAAGAGAGTAAAAGTGCTTCAGTTTGGTCGGTTATTTCAAACCATTCAGCTCCAAACTCAGGAAGACAGTTTAGTTCCCTTACCACTGGATGTACTGATGTGAGGAAACCAGATGCTTTGGCATCATGCAGGTTGTTTGGGTTTGATTTGAAGAGGCCATCAATAGCTCCTTCAAGATTAGGCGATATACCAAAGGATAATAGTGAACTACACATCCCAAGTGCACTATCGTCAGCTGATTCAGAACAAAAATCTAGTGGTTCAAAGGAGTTTAGAGACTTATGGCAAGATCAGTTGCAAGTACCAACAAAGGAGGTTCAGAGTAGACAGAGTAACTCCTCCAGAAGCCGTACCAAG GTGCAAATGCAAGGGGTTGCTGTTGGTCGAGCAGTAGATTTGACAACTTTGAATGGATACGATAATCTTATAACTGAGTTGGAAGAAATGTTTGAGATTAAGGGGGAGCTGCAGTCACGAAATAAATGGGAAATTGTGTTTACAGATGATGAAGGTGACATGATGCTTGTGGGCGATGATCCGTGGCC AGAATTCTGCAGCATGGTCAGGAGAATTTTCATCTGCTCTAGCCAGGATGTCAAGAAAATGAAAGCAAACAAGCTCCCTCTATCCGCAACAGAATGTGAAGGAACTGGCTTCAGCTTAGAAAATATTGGAGATTAA
- the LOC121750404 gene encoding F-box protein SKIP8-like isoform X2 codes for MQNHIFFCFTSSAVVFRRVKLGLSCSDCEREIGGVEMAVQVNEGATENGGVDVEMTGQVNGGATENGVERQSGASMIEQLMPEITAHALSYLDYQSLCRLSMTNSHMRKAADDDNAWKALYHKDFTLEQDNVTPPNGWKAYYAATRAVVTVNAEFFRIVRERLVQAMRQIWLQADYVKCFRANGDSFSGYNAVVGSWQISLDRENVAAFEIQDVRVRVMSNMAWVTMKVYPDILTGLFNVTNVYELHDGRWYMVHHHCSAYVRLGGGGHGQGLLPVLV; via the exons ATGCAAAACCACATTTTTTTCTGCTTCACTTCAAG CGCTGTGGTTTTCCGGAGGGTCAAGTTAGGACTGAGCTGTTCCGATTGCGAGAGGGAAATTGGTGGTGTGGAAATGGCTGTGCAGGTGAATGAAGGTGCGACTGAAAATGGTGGTGTGGATGTGGAAATGACTGGGCAGGTGAATGGGGGTGCGACTGAAAATGGTGTGGAGAGACAGTCGGGGGCGTCGATGATTGAGCAACTGATGCCTGAGATCACTGCGCATGCCCTGAGTTACTTGGATTATCAGAGCCTCTGTCGCCTCTCCATGACAAATTCGCACATGCGGAAAGCTGCCGATGATGACAATGCCTGGAAGGCGCTTTACCATAAG GATTTCActttggaacaagacaatgtaaCCCCACCTAATGGGTGGAAAGCATATTATGCTGCTACAAGAGCTGTTGTTACTGTAAATGCTGAATTTTTTAGGATTGTCAGGGAAAGATTGGTTCAAGCTATGCGTCAAATTTGGCTTCAAGCTGATTATGTGAAGTGTTTCCGCGCAAATGGGGACTCATTTAGTGG TTACAATGCAGTAGTGGGGAGCTGGCAGATATCATTGGACAGGGAGAATGTGGCTGCTTTCGAGATACAAGATGTGAGGGTTCGTGTAATGTCAAATATGGCTTGGGTGACGATGAAAGTTTATCCTGACATCTTAACTGGTCTGTTCAATGTGACGAATGTATATGAATTGCACGATGGAAGATGGTACATGGTGCACCACCACTGCTCGGCGTATGTGAGGCTTGGAGGAGGTGGGCATGGCCAAGGGCTGTTACCTGTGCTTGTGTAA